In Argiope bruennichi chromosome 4, qqArgBrue1.1, whole genome shotgun sequence, a single window of DNA contains:
- the LOC129966305 gene encoding cuticle protein 16.8-like translates to MISQAFILAVLAVAAFASLHHEPNHHPQPFKFGYSVKDKHGEQHREEVGDGKNVKGSYGFTDARGIHRQVNYVADHAGFRAQVKTNEPGTANQNPAAVDIISDAPYGHGGYAGVGAAGLGYGYGGLGAAGLGYGYAGVGGYGLGNGRLAGVGYARYGF, encoded by the exons GCTTTTATCTTGGCCGTCTTAGCAGTAGCTGCTTTTGCCAGCTTACATCACGAG CCTAACCACCATCCACAACCCTTCAAGTTCGGCTACAGTGTGAAGGACAAGCATGGTGAGCAACATCGTGAAGAAGTCGGCGACGGTAAGAACGTGAAGGGAAGCTACGGATTCACCGATGCCAGGGGAATCCATCGACAGGTCAACTATGTAGCTGACCATGCTGGATTCAGAGCTCAGGTCAAGACCAATGAACCCGGAACCGCCAACCAAAACCCCGCAGCCGTTGACATCATTTCTGATGCCCCCTACGGACATGGTGGATACGCCGGAGTTGGAGCAGCTGGATTGGGATACGGATACGGTGGTCTTGGAGCAGCTGGTTTAGGATACGGATACGCTGGAGTTGGAGGATATGGTCTTGGCAACGGACGCCTTGCAGGTGTAGGATATGCTCGTTAcggattttaa
- the LOC129966306 gene encoding cuticle protein 14-like, whose product MISQAFILAALAVAAFASLHHEPIHHPQPFKFGYSVKDKHGEQHREEVGDGKNVKGSYGFTDARGIHRQVNYVADHAGFRAQVKTNEPGTANQNPAAVHLISDAPYGHGGYAGVGGAGYGYGGLGAGGLGYGYGGLGAAGLGYGYAGVGGYGGLGYGGYGLGNGRLAGLGYARYGF is encoded by the exons ATGATATCTCAG gCTTTTATCTTGGCTGCCTTAGCAGTGGCTGCTTTTGCCAGCTTACATCATGAG CCTATCCACCATCCGCAACCCTTCAAGTTCGGCTACAGTGTAAAGGACAAGCATGGTGAGCAACATCGCGAAGAAGTCGGAGACGGCAAGAACGTGAAGGGAAGCTACGGATTCACCGATGCCAGGGGAATCCATAGACAGGTCAACTATGTTGCCGACCATGCGGGATTCAGAGCTCAGGTCAAAACCAATGAACCCGGAACTGCCAATCAAAACCCCGCAGCCGTTCACCTCATTTCTGATGCACCCTACGGACATGGAGGATACGCCGGAGTTGGAGGTGCAGGATATGGATATGGTGGTCTTGGAGCAGGTGGATTGGGATACGGATACGGTGGTCTTGGAGCAGCCGGCTTAGGATACGGATATGCTGGAGTTGGAGGATATGGTGGCCTCGGCTATGGAGGATATGGTCTTGGCAACGGACGCCTTGCAGGTTTAGGATATGCTCGTTAcggattttaa
- the LOC129966307 gene encoding adult-specific rigid cuticular protein 15.5-like, producing the protein MISQAFILAALAVAAFASLHHEPIHHPQPFKFGYSVKDKHGEQHREEVGDGKNVKGSYGFTDARGIHRQVNYVADHAGFRAQVKTNEPGTANQNPAAVHIISDAPYGHGGYAGVGGAGYGYAGVGAAGLGYGYGGLGAAGLGYGYAGVGGYGGLGYGGYGLGNGRLAGLGYARYGF; encoded by the exons atgataTCTCAG gCTTTTATCTTGGCTGCCTTAGCAGTGGCTGCTTTTGCCAGCTTACATCATGAG CCTATCCACCATCCGCAACCCTTCAAGTTCGGCTACAGTGTAAAGGACAAGCATGGTGAGCAACATCGTGAGGAAGTCGGCGACGGCAAGAACGTGAAGGGAAGTTACGGATTCACCGATGCCAGAGGTATTCATAGACAGGTCAATTATGTAGCTGACCATGCTGGATTTAGAGCTCAGGTCAAGACCAACGAACCTGGAACTGCCAATCAAAACCCCGCAGCCGTTCACATCATCTCTGATGCTCCTTACGGACACGGAGGATATGCCGGAGTTGGAGGTGCAGGATATGGATACGCCGGAGTTGGAGCAGCTGGATTGGGCTACGGATACGGTGGTCTTGGAGCAGCTGGTTTAGGATACGGATATGCTGGAGTTGGAGGATATGGTGGTCTTGGCTATGGAGGATATGGTCTTGGCAACGGACGCCTTGCAGGTTTAGGATATGCTCGTTAcggattttaa